The following are encoded in a window of Methanobrevibacter ruminantium M1 genomic DNA:
- a CDS encoding DUF11 domain-containing protein — protein MKKSVFKILIALALILLAVSIVSSNDLSDSNVSSDLTVDSDSISSDDTGSSDTSSDDSNQDDVSQDKTNDKKLSDSQSDSSKDTQDTDDNNTDNGSDKCNLIITKKGNEKVKVGDTVEWTIEVKNSLNTAENISVDEFLPQNFEFKSAKASKGNYAVEIANWDIGNLKENESATLVIKAQALKAGNFTNVANLTTDSDNINGKVLSAKADVEVLSENKKNETPVGPKKNKDNNSTVKKIHKLIKNQTNNTNMTPIDFKKSGNSLFAVIIAALAVLGIFLGRRRIN, from the coding sequence ATGAAAAAATCAGTTTTTAAAATTCTAATTGCTTTAGCTTTAATTTTATTGGCTGTATCAATTGTTTCATCTAATGATCTCTCTGATTCTAATGTTTCAAGTGATTTAACTGTTGATTCAGACTCTATAAGCTCTGATGATACAGGATCTAGCGATACAAGTTCAGATGATTCAAATCAGGATGATGTATCTCAGGATAAGACTAATGATAAAAAACTGTCTGATTCCCAGTCAGATTCATCAAAAGATACTCAAGATACTGATGATAATAATACAGATAATGGTTCTGATAAATGTAATTTGATTATCACAAAAAAGGGCAATGAGAAAGTCAAAGTTGGAGATACTGTAGAGTGGACAATAGAGGTAAAAAACTCTTTAAACACTGCAGAAAACATCTCTGTTGATGAGTTCCTCCCTCAAAACTTTGAGTTTAAGTCTGCTAAGGCAAGCAAAGGAAACTATGCAGTTGAGATAGCAAATTGGGACATTGGAAATTTAAAGGAAAATGAATCTGCTACCTTAGTGATTAAGGCTCAAGCATTAAAGGCTGGAAATTTCACCAATGTGGCAAATCTCACTACAGATTCCGATAATATCAATGGAAAGGTCCTTAGCGCTAAGGCAGATGTGGAAGTGCTTTCCGAGAATAAAAAGAATGAGACTCCTGTAGGACCTAAGAAGAACAAAGATAATAATTCTACAGTCAAAAAGATTCATAAATTAATTAAAAATCAGACAAATAATACAAATATGACTCCAATAGATTTTAAGAAATCTGGAAATTCATTGTTTGCTGTTATAATAGCTGCTTTGGCTGTTCTTGGAATATTTTTAGGACGAAGAAGAATAAATTAG
- a CDS encoding FprA family A-type flavoprotein: MKADAYKIVDNVYWVGVLDWDIRDYHGYTLDGTTYNCYLVFGEDKVALIDNVYPGKSEQFWGRIKDAFEKEGREFKIDVVVQNHIENDHSGSLGEVVAKFPDVEVYCSKKAEPGLKNHLPELEDFEFNTVKTGDTLDIGGKTFQFVNAPMLHWPDSMFTMLMEDGILFSNDAFGQHICVSERLDTDVDPVILTDAARKYYANLITLASPMVGRKIDELAELGIVDNLKMIAPCHGQIFTNPEFIIDLYQKWSTGSYEGNKITFIYDTMHHSTQRMAHAMAEGVMSEGVKVKMYFMHDDDKSDAVTDVLDSKAIFVGAPTMMNNPFPGIGDVMYYLNCLSFGNIEKKKAVVFGSKGWAGGSARILAANLEGAGFEVVEQMEIDFKPNEEILEECYELGKKVAQLIKE, encoded by the coding sequence ATGAAAGCTGATGCATACAAAATAGTTGATAATGTTTACTGGGTAGGTGTTTTAGACTGGGATATTCGTGACTACCACGGATACACCTTGGATGGAACTACCTACAACTGTTACCTTGTATTTGGTGAAGATAAAGTGGCTTTGATTGACAATGTCTATCCTGGAAAGTCTGAACAGTTCTGGGGAAGAATCAAAGATGCCTTTGAAAAAGAAGGAAGGGAATTCAAAATCGATGTAGTCGTTCAAAACCACATTGAAAACGACCACAGCGGCTCTCTTGGTGAAGTTGTTGCCAAATTCCCAGATGTTGAAGTTTACTGCTCTAAAAAAGCAGAACCTGGACTTAAAAACCACTTGCCAGAGCTTGAAGACTTTGAATTCAACACTGTAAAAACCGGCGACACTCTTGACATTGGAGGCAAGACCTTCCAATTTGTAAACGCTCCTATGCTTCACTGGCCTGACAGCATGTTTACAATGTTGATGGAAGATGGAATATTATTCTCCAATGATGCATTCGGTCAGCACATCTGTGTATCTGAAAGATTGGACACTGATGTGGATCCTGTTATCCTAACCGATGCTGCTAGAAAATACTATGCTAACTTGATTACTCTCGCTTCTCCAATGGTTGGAAGAAAAATCGATGAGCTTGCTGAATTAGGCATTGTAGATAATCTTAAGATGATTGCTCCATGTCACGGTCAGATCTTTACAAACCCTGAATTCATCATTGACCTTTACCAAAAATGGTCTACCGGAAGCTATGAAGGAAATAAGATCACCTTCATCTATGATACCATGCACCATTCAACCCAAAGGATGGCTCATGCAATGGCTGAAGGGGTCATGAGCGAAGGGGTAAAGGTAAAGATGTACTTCATGCATGATGATGACAAGTCTGACGCAGTGACAGATGTCCTTGACTCTAAGGCAATCTTCGTTGGAGCCCCTACCATGATGAACAATCCATTCCCGGGAATAGGAGATGTCATGTACTACTTGAACTGTCTTAGCTTTGGTAACATTGAAAAGAAAAAGGCAGTTGTATTCGGTTCTAAAGGTTGGGCTGGAGGCTCTGCAAGAATCTTAGCTGCTAACCTTGAAGGCGCTGGATTTGAAGTGGTCGAGCAAATGGAAATCGACTTCAAGCCTAATGAAGAAATCCTTGAAGAATGTTATGAATTAGGTAAGAAAGTTGCTCAATTGATTAAGGAATAA
- a CDS encoding alpha/beta fold hydrolase: MSLKYFNNLTYEEIGEYNDKIVLFLHPKLLSHWIWKKQIEEYDKYFNNYHCIFIDLPHHGESKFDGKFSIEESSDILIEFIKHLLNNKKSESINIVAIGLGASIAIEILNKETHLINHIILSGLEIAQIREKEEETIIKRLAKTKAEYLNMKPDQFIIKAYLRYYGIRKEYYDDLEKSLDIPIRKEEEIAYKSLNYIIPDFSKETIEKDNILLVYGNKDNFNSTKSAIKLKKLFFNAKLIEIEKGNHLWNIIDYELFNQVIINFIQKEIIFNDERIKEID; the protein is encoded by the coding sequence ATGAGTTTGAAATACTTTAATAATTTAACTTATGAAGAGATTGGAGAATATAATGACAAAATAGTCCTATTTTTACATCCTAAGCTATTATCACATTGGATTTGGAAAAAACAAATAGAAGAATATGATAAATACTTTAATAATTATCACTGTATCTTTATTGACCTGCCTCACCATGGAGAGAGCAAATTTGATGGAAAATTTTCCATAGAAGAGTCCTCAGATATACTCATTGAATTTATAAAGCATTTATTGAACAATAAAAAAAGTGAATCAATAAATATTGTAGCCATAGGCCTTGGAGCTTCAATAGCCATTGAAATACTCAATAAAGAAACTCACCTAATTAATCACATCATTCTATCTGGCCTTGAAATCGCCCAGATTAGAGAAAAAGAAGAAGAGACAATCATAAAGAGACTTGCTAAAACAAAAGCAGAATATCTGAATATGAAGCCTGATCAGTTTATCATTAAGGCTTATCTAAGATACTATGGAATAAGGAAAGAATATTATGATGATTTAGAAAAAAGCCTAGACATTCCTATTAGAAAAGAAGAGGAAATAGCATATAAGTCCTTAAATTATATAATCCCCGATTTCTCTAAAGAAACCATAGAAAAAGACAATATACTATTGGTCTATGGAAATAAGGACAATTTCAATAGCACAAAATCTGCCATAAAGCTTAAGAAATTGTTCTTCAATGCCAAATTAATTGAAATTGAAAAGGGAAATCATCTTTGGAACATAATTGATTATGAACTCTTTAATCAAGTCATTATTAACTTTATACAAAAGGAAATTATCTTTAATGATGAAAGGATAAAAGAAATTGATTGA
- a CDS encoding pyrroline-5-carboxylate reductase family protein, with product MKIGVIGYGNMGSMIANNILELNLLLADEELIVSNRHIEKIEELIERYPDGKVQITDDNTELAKSCEKIIISVTTPNFKEVLDEITPFINEKTHIIYTCAGLDFEHISSFYDGKLSLVIPSLASTVTSNNAISSIGRRKGITLIKHNEKVDIQDSYFLEDLFNEFSYVRTLKDHNFFFEENGNLASNNPKLEICTILTSCSPAFIALMIDNFAERISNISDLSKDEAEDMILKTVIGTAILKEDKKISNSEIIEKVATEGGITAEGIDLLDKRLNSIYKKLINTLLNRYEEVSKEMDELYLKDN from the coding sequence ATGAAAATAGGCGTAATTGGTTATGGAAATATGGGTTCCATGATAGCAAATAACATTCTCGAATTGAATTTGCTCTTGGCCGATGAGGAACTTATAGTTTCAAACAGACATATTGAAAAAATCGAAGAATTAATTGAAAGATATCCAGATGGAAAAGTTCAGATTACTGACGATAACACTGAATTGGCCAAGTCATGTGAAAAGATCATTATTTCCGTAACCACCCCTAATTTCAAGGAAGTGCTCGATGAGATAACCCCTTTTATTAATGAAAAGACCCATATAATCTATACCTGTGCCGGACTTGACTTTGAACACATCAGCTCTTTTTACGACGGCAAATTAAGCTTAGTCATTCCAAGCTTGGCATCAACTGTAACTTCAAACAATGCCATAAGCTCAATAGGAAGGAGAAAAGGAATTACCCTTATAAAGCATAATGAGAAGGTAGACATTCAAGACAGCTATTTCTTAGAGGATCTCTTTAATGAATTCAGTTATGTGAGAACATTAAAGGACCATAATTTCTTTTTTGAAGAAAATGGAAACTTAGCTTCAAACAATCCAAAATTGGAAATATGCACCATCCTTACAAGTTGCAGCCCTGCATTTATAGCCTTGATGATTGATAATTTTGCAGAAAGGATAAGCAATATTTCAGACTTAAGCAAAGATGAGGCAGAGGATATGATCTTAAAAACCGTCATTGGAACCGCTATCCTAAAGGAAGATAAAAAAATATCCAATAGCGAAATTATAGAAAAGGTAGCTACCGAAGGCGGAATAACTGCAGAAGGTATTGACCTATTGGATAAAAGATTAAATTCCATTTATAAGAAACTCATTAACACCCTTTTAAATAGATATGAAGAAGTTAGTAAAGAAATGGACGAGCTTTATTTAAAAGATAATTAA
- a CDS encoding YhgE/Pip domain-containing protein has protein sequence MAKRNFSESLGKIVTLLKKDFTDVFTKNPVVPIVLLAIIILPSLYALINIQACWDPYDNTGNIEIAVANLDNGTTFEGESLNVGNEIEDELKGNDDFYWVFVNETELREGVKNGTYYSGIIIPKNFSKSIKSITTDDPHSAELEYIVNRKSNPMASKLSDSAAKAVYNKINAKIVQFINVVAYSKLGELQSALSQGAGQMSSGAVQLSSGSAQVNSGASQVKSGSNQVKSAANQVQSGGAEVQSGSEEIKSHASEVKSGANQVSQGSSQIQSSSQQIQAGSSQVQSSAKQLDSSVDVDKLPSDDLKHVVNSSKQLANASSNLAGSSSQLANGSVQLANGSVQLADGSVQLADGSVRLADGSVRLANGSVQLADGSVQLAEGSLSLAAGSQLLANSAAYALFAASSSLSGAASSLSSITGVDENQIGSYIYSPVTLNEIELNPVDNYGSEVAPFYLVLSMWVGALITCVMLRTGQSTGTEYSPSEMYFGKLLIFMVMAVLETTVTLIGASILGIEMSNPVLFVLSAYFIALVFMLICYSLTSALGQLGKGIAVIWLVFQISGTGGIYPIQLMGPILQAVSPYMPMTHGITLLREAALGLVWSNYIHSFLILIAMGLITLILALIIKVFADKRAHWFEEKLNETDLFH, from the coding sequence ATGGCTAAGAGAAATTTTAGTGAAAGCTTAGGCAAGATAGTCACACTTTTAAAAAAGGATTTTACTGATGTATTTACCAAAAATCCAGTTGTGCCTATTGTATTGCTTGCTATTATAATTTTACCTTCTTTATATGCTCTTATAAACATCCAAGCATGTTGGGATCCATACGATAATACAGGAAATATTGAGATTGCAGTTGCAAACTTGGATAATGGAACCACTTTTGAAGGAGAATCATTAAATGTTGGTAATGAGATAGAGGATGAGCTGAAGGGAAATGATGATTTCTATTGGGTCTTTGTAAATGAAACGGAACTGCGAGAGGGGGTTAAAAATGGAACCTATTATTCCGGAATAATCATTCCAAAGAATTTCAGTAAAAGCATTAAGTCAATCACTACTGATGACCCTCATTCTGCTGAATTGGAATATATTGTCAATAGAAAATCCAATCCTATGGCATCTAAGTTAAGCGATTCCGCTGCAAAGGCGGTCTATAATAAGATCAATGCTAAGATTGTACAGTTTATTAATGTGGTGGCCTATTCAAAGTTAGGCGAGCTTCAGTCTGCATTGTCTCAAGGTGCAGGTCAGATGTCATCTGGTGCTGTCCAATTGTCTTCCGGATCCGCTCAGGTCAATTCTGGCGCTTCTCAAGTGAAGTCAGGCTCAAATCAGGTGAAATCCGCTGCAAATCAAGTTCAATCAGGTGGTGCTGAAGTTCAATCAGGCAGTGAGGAGATAAAGTCCCATGCATCTGAGGTCAAGTCAGGGGCAAATCAGGTCTCTCAAGGCTCTTCCCAGATACAAAGTTCATCCCAGCAGATTCAAGCAGGTTCCTCTCAAGTGCAAAGTTCTGCTAAGCAGTTGGATTCCTCTGTTGATGTTGACAAATTGCCGAGTGATGACTTGAAGCATGTTGTAAACAGTTCCAAGCAATTGGCTAATGCAAGTTCCAATCTGGCGGGATCTTCAAGTCAACTGGCAAACGGTTCTGTCCAGCTTGCAAATGGCTCTGTCCAGCTTGCTGACGGTTCTGTACAATTGGCTGATGGTTCTGTTCGATTGGCTGATGGTTCTGTAAGGTTAGCAAACGGTTCTGTACAATTGGCAGATGGCTCTGTCCAGTTAGCTGAAGGTTCCTTAAGCCTTGCTGCAGGCTCTCAATTGCTTGCAAATTCAGCAGCTTATGCATTGTTTGCAGCTTCCAGCTCACTTTCAGGTGCTGCAAGTTCTCTTTCAAGCATAACTGGCGTTGACGAGAATCAAATCGGAAGTTATATCTATTCTCCAGTTACTTTAAATGAGATAGAATTAAATCCTGTAGACAATTATGGTTCTGAAGTTGCTCCATTCTATTTGGTTTTATCAATGTGGGTTGGAGCATTGATTACCTGTGTAATGCTTAGAACAGGACAATCCACCGGAACCGAATACAGCCCTTCAGAGATGTACTTTGGTAAACTGCTCATATTTATGGTAATGGCTGTTTTGGAAACTACAGTAACTCTCATTGGAGCATCAATTTTAGGAATTGAAATGTCGAATCCGGTCTTGTTTGTATTATCGGCCTATTTCATTGCCCTTGTGTTTATGCTGATTTGTTACTCATTGACTTCTGCTTTAGGTCAGCTTGGAAAAGGAATAGCTGTCATTTGGCTTGTGTTCCAGATTTCAGGAACTGGAGGTATCTATCCTATTCAATTGATGGGTCCTATTCTTCAGGCAGTAAGTCCATATATGCCAATGACTCATGGTATAACCCTTCTTAGAGAAGCTGCTTTGGGACTTGTATGGTCTAATTATATCCATTCATTCCTTATCTTGATAGCTATGGGTTTAATCACATTGATTTTAGCTTTAATTATTAAGGTATTTGCAGATAAGAGAGCTCATTGGTTTGAAGAGAAATTGAATGAAACTGATTTATTCCATTAA
- a CDS encoding nascent polypeptide-associated complex protein: MIPGMNPKQLKKMERQMKKMGMDMKSIDDVEEVIIRCADKEIIITNADVSAMNVMGQETYQVTGTAVEVEREVELVIPDEDIEMVASTAGVSVEAAEEALRECGGDLAEAIMKLSN; this comes from the coding sequence ATGATACCTGGTATGAATCCTAAACAACTTAAAAAGATGGAAAGACAAATGAAAAAGATGGGTATGGACATGAAAAGCATCGATGATGTTGAAGAGGTCATTATCCGTTGCGCTGATAAGGAAATCATCATTACTAATGCTGATGTAAGTGCTATGAATGTAATGGGACAAGAAACTTATCAAGTTACAGGAACTGCTGTAGAGGTTGAAAGAGAAGTTGAGCTTGTCATTCCAGATGAGGATATTGAAATGGTTGCAAGCACTGCTGGTGTAAGTGTTGAAGCTGCTGAAGAGGCTTTAAGAGAATGCGGTGGAGACCTAGCAGAAGCAATCATGAAATTAAGTAATTAA
- the tgtA gene encoding tRNA guanosine(15) transglycosylase TgtA → MFEIKAKDMRGRVGVLKTNHGEIKTPNLMPVIHPRKQTVDVKEYGADIVITNAYLIYKDEELSKKALDVGLHELINFDGPIMTDSGSFQLSVYGDVDITNKEVIEFQEAIGTDIGTSLDIPTGPYVDREKAEEDLEITIERAKEAISYVKDNDYEMKINSVVQGSTYPDLREYCATELTKLDADLYPIGAVVPLMEMYHYRDLVDAVMHSVKCLPDSKARHLMGAGHPMIFALCVAMGCDLFDSAAYILYAEADRLLTTRGTVKLENLNEMPCSCEVCCKYTPDDLRAMDKEERVQLIAQHNLHVSFAELRLIRQAIYEGSLMELVEERCRAHPMLLDGLRHLGEYSFDLEKYDPRSKKSAFFYTGPESLKRAEVTRHLNKLNEMDKRKNLVVLPTYTKPYTKHLTNSFNELFVYAKDESLSEDAECKIENGETDFMVLDTPFCLIPLELDEVYPLSQSDAPRIRDKMAIEFARDFLIDFAEDYDNVLIHPNVLEELELDYIEEYNYPEEIKFEKDDIKKLKAIADYQFGNGAGDALFTGKIKIEKSKKTGKIRHVYDKNQIIVNMRASDSFLILSKLGAKRLAAIEGMRNKVMIDNSVESFARDGKSVFAKFIKDCDENIRSNDEVLIVNEQGELLAFGKALLNYSEMLDFNTGQAIKTRKGFKD, encoded by the coding sequence ATGTTTGAAATTAAAGCAAAAGATATGAGAGGACGTGTAGGTGTTTTAAAAACTAATCATGGAGAGATTAAGACTCCAAACCTAATGCCCGTTATTCATCCAAGAAAACAGACAGTTGATGTAAAGGAATATGGGGCAGACATTGTAATTACAAATGCTTATTTAATTTATAAGGATGAAGAGTTAAGTAAAAAGGCTTTGGATGTGGGCTTGCATGAGCTAATCAACTTTGATGGTCCTATCATGACAGATTCAGGCTCATTCCAATTATCTGTCTATGGTGATGTAGACATTACAAACAAGGAGGTCATTGAGTTCCAGGAAGCTATCGGAACTGATATCGGAACTTCACTAGATATTCCAACTGGACCATATGTGGATAGAGAAAAGGCTGAAGAAGACCTCGAAATCACCATTGAACGTGCAAAAGAGGCAATAAGTTATGTAAAGGACAATGATTACGAGATGAAGATAAATTCTGTTGTTCAAGGTTCCACTTATCCAGATTTGAGAGAATACTGTGCAACTGAGCTTACAAAGCTTGATGCAGACTTATATCCTATCGGCGCAGTTGTGCCTCTTATGGAGATGTATCACTACCGAGATCTTGTGGATGCAGTGATGCATTCAGTCAAATGCTTGCCAGACTCAAAGGCACGCCACTTGATGGGGGCTGGACATCCTATGATATTTGCACTTTGCGTTGCAATGGGATGCGACTTGTTTGATTCAGCAGCTTATATTCTATATGCTGAAGCAGACCGTCTATTGACTACCCGAGGAACTGTAAAGCTTGAAAATCTTAATGAAATGCCATGTTCCTGTGAGGTATGCTGTAAGTACACTCCTGATGACTTAAGGGCTATGGATAAGGAGGAAAGGGTGCAGCTTATAGCACAGCACAATCTCCATGTCAGCTTTGCAGAGCTTAGGCTCATTCGCCAAGCCATTTATGAAGGAAGTCTTATGGAACTTGTAGAGGAGCGCTGCAGGGCTCATCCAATGTTGCTTGATGGTCTTAGGCATCTTGGAGAGTATAGCTTTGACTTGGAAAAATACGACCCAAGAAGCAAGAAGTCTGCATTTTTCTATACAGGTCCTGAATCCTTGAAAAGAGCTGAAGTGACAAGGCATTTAAACAAATTAAATGAAATGGATAAGAGGAAAAATCTTGTTGTCCTGCCAACTTATACAAAGCCATACACAAAACATTTAACAAACAGCTTCAATGAGTTATTTGTTTATGCAAAGGATGAATCATTATCTGAAGATGCAGAGTGTAAAATAGAGAATGGTGAAACTGACTTTATGGTTTTAGACACTCCATTCTGTCTCATTCCACTTGAATTGGATGAAGTTTATCCGTTAAGCCAATCAGATGCGCCTAGAATACGTGATAAGATGGCTATTGAATTTGCAAGGGACTTTTTAATAGACTTTGCTGAAGACTATGACAATGTCCTCATACATCCTAATGTTTTAGAGGAGCTTGAGCTTGACTATATAGAAGAATACAATTATCCGGAGGAAATCAAGTTCGAAAAAGATGATATTAAGAAGTTAAAGGCAATTGCAGATTACCAGTTTGGAAATGGAGCAGGAGATGCATTATTCACTGGAAAAATCAAGATAGAAAAAAGCAAAAAGACTGGTAAGATTAGACATGTCTATGATAAGAATCAGATTATTGTAAATATGAGAGCCTCTGACAGCTTTTTGATTCTATCTAAATTAGGTGCAAAAAGGCTTGCTGCAATTGAAGGTATGAGAAATAAGGTCATGATTGACAATAGCGTAGAATCATTTGCAAGGGATGGAAAAAGCGTATTTGCCAAGTTTATAAAAGACTGTGATGAAAACATCAGATCAAATGATGAAGTTCTTATTGTAAATGAGCAAGGTGAGCTATTGGCATTCGGCAAGGCTCTTTTGAATTATAGTGAAATGCTGGACTTTAATACAGGTCAAGCAATAAAGACTAGAAAAGGATTTAAGGATTAA
- a CDS encoding Ig-like domain-containing protein — protein sequence MSDSCCDTLISDGSDGIILGGSDDISLSDENNNLNFDLNDNPDFNLDYDSNSYPNLNLSSNSNSKSSSNTYGNDFTLSRFKSVLTSSYNLNGGSFEDIQSAINHAADGDDIILNGTFTTTGSVIVINKTLTIIGSPNAVLDAKNISKIFLVEADGVNLKNLTFINGKSRNESDNGPYQGTVNWQGSNGTIVNCSFINNSGDEKSYGASILWKGSYGKISDSIFKNSYSGANGGAIFALGENLTINNSEFINNHGKEGGAIYFGGSSAMWIINSIFINNSADSGGALAACAMNRQVINSKFIGNSANNGGSISWCGSNGLISNSTFINNSADQKGGSILFTGTNNLVKGSVFINSSANIGGAINSLNRLNYINDLRFENNNASLGEDCYGDLEFKRFSTSIASEDMVTSAIDANLDGRNGEYFNVSLKDEYGNPLINKDIKIGFNGRIYNRTTDSNGQASLQINLKYSMVYTFAICFLGNDDFYGSFTVSKITVKTQKPNLEVNNFKYKSSTKSKVIKATLKSSRNNPIQGKTISFTVNNKVYTAKTDSKGIASVNVSLSSKKTYAFTVKYAGDDTYSSVSKSANILVY from the coding sequence TTGTCTGATTCTTGTTGTGATACTCTTATTTCAGATGGTTCTGATGGTATTATTTTAGGTGGATCTGATGATATTAGTCTTAGCGATGAAAATAATAATTTAAATTTTGATTTAAATGATAATCCGGATTTTAATTTAGATTATGATAGTAATTCTTATCCTAATTTAAATTTATCTTCTAATTCAAATTCCAAGTCCAGTTCCAATACATATGGTAATGATTTTACTTTATCCAGATTCAAATCCGTTTTAACTTCTTCATATAACTTGAATGGAGGCAGCTTTGAAGATATTCAATCTGCCATTAACCATGCTGCTGATGGGGATGATATAATCCTCAATGGCACTTTTACAACTACTGGCTCAGTTATTGTAATAAATAAGACATTAACTATCATTGGAAGTCCAAATGCTGTTTTGGATGCTAAAAACATATCAAAGATTTTTCTTGTTGAAGCAGATGGGGTGAACCTTAAGAATCTAACTTTCATCAATGGGAAATCAAGGAACGAAAGTGATAATGGGCCTTATCAAGGAACAGTTAACTGGCAGGGGAGCAACGGAACTATCGTTAATTGCAGTTTTATTAACAATAGCGGTGATGAGAAAAGTTATGGCGCCTCTATTCTTTGGAAAGGATCCTATGGGAAAATAAGCGATTCCATTTTTAAAAACAGTTATTCTGGAGCTAATGGGGGAGCAATATTTGCTTTAGGAGAAAATTTAACCATCAATAATTCAGAGTTCATCAATAACCATGGAAAGGAAGGTGGAGCAATCTATTTCGGAGGTTCTTCAGCTATGTGGATTATAAATTCCATTTTCATTAACAACTCTGCAGATTCTGGTGGCGCCCTTGCAGCTTGCGCTATGAATAGGCAAGTGATTAACTCTAAATTCATTGGCAACTCTGCAAATAATGGAGGGTCCATTTCATGGTGCGGTTCTAATGGATTGATTAGCAATTCCACTTTCATTAATAATTCAGCTGATCAAAAAGGAGGATCAATTTTATTTACAGGGACTAATAATTTAGTCAAGGGCTCTGTTTTTATTAATTCTTCAGCGAACATTGGAGGGGCCATTAATTCTCTCAATAGATTGAATTATATTAATGACTTAAGATTTGAAAACAATAATGCAAGCCTTGGAGAGGATTGCTATGGAGATTTGGAATTTAAGAGATTTTCAACATCTATTGCTTCCGAGGATATGGTTACATCTGCCATTGATGCTAATCTCGATGGCAGAAATGGCGAATACTTTAATGTAAGCTTAAAGGATGAGTATGGCAATCCGTTGATAAATAAGGATATTAAAATAGGATTCAATGGCAGAATATATAATAGGACAACAGATTCCAATGGCCAGGCAAGCTTGCAAATCAATTTAAAGTATTCTATGGTTTATACCTTTGCAATTTGCTTCTTAGGTAATGATGACTTTTATGGAAGTTTTACAGTTTCAAAAATCACTGTTAAGACTCAAAAGCCTAATTTGGAAGTAAATAACTTTAAATATAAATCTTCAACTAAGTCTAAAGTAATTAAAGCAACATTGAAATCATCAAGAAACAATCCAATTCAAGGAAAAACAATTAGTTTTACTGTGAATAATAAGGTTTATACAGCAAAAACCGATTCAAAAGGTATTGCCAGTGTTAATGTGAGCCTGTCTTCTAAAAAGACTTATGCTTTCACTGTAAAGTATGCTGGTGATGACACTTATTCTTCAGTTTCTAAATCTGCTAATATTTTAGTTTATTAG